The genomic interval ACGTAGCCAGTGAGATCGGAAACGAAAATCCCAGATAGAAGTCATCCAGAATCAGGTAGGGTAAATTCAATACGTGGAAAATTTGATTGTCGAGCATAACACCTGTACAAATCAGAAGTCCCAGGGAAAGGCAGAGGATTGCTGCGTGGTGAAACTTACTCGACAGCGGGACGGAGCTCTTGAAAAAATCACTCGGAAAAAAGGAGAATTTGCGGATGCGAATCGATTCTACGACAAAAGCCAAAAAGAGAGAAAAAACGGAGGCAATCAGATAGAGGTTCAGAAACGCAGCGATGCTGAACAATAACGATCCTGCGAAGAAAATCCATCCCCGCCGGGTTAACCTGGACTTGCCTTCCGTAAAATAAAGCAGGATGGTTCCCCCGCTCACCAGGTTGAAGAAGAAAACGTGTAAGCGCTGGAATTGAAATGTGTCCTCGCGCGGCGTCTCAATAATCGCCGATTGCCCCGGAACCATGAATCCGGCATACCCAAAAATGAACCCGGCAACGATCAGAATCCAGATGATCGTTTTCGGCTTGATTCCCATGGCGATTCACCTCATGCTGTGATCGGGTAAAGCAAATCGATTTATATCATTTTTCCGATCCGCTTTGCCAATATCTTCGCCCTGGTAGCATACAGGATCATCGTCCGTTTGGCCATGTTGTCTATCACTTGAACGCTGAGGAATTGTTCTTATAAAGAAAAGACGCTTCCTCGGGCGCTTTCCGGCATTCAAGTGGCGAGGTCCTTGTCCTGAGTCCGTCAAGGCGAAGGATCCTCAGGATGATGGCAAGCAAGAAAGCCTCCGTTCTGGAAGCCTTCTCCTGCAGCCAGGTTGAAGTTTCGGACTGCATCATTCAAGGGCCGCCGATGATCGTTCCGTTGAAACCCAATTTCGCTAAACTTCAATATTCGATCTCGGTGACCCTGGCAGACAAAGAGAAAAGAATGCCATCATGAATCAATCAGGAATTGTTGTTGAAACAGACAGGTAAACCGCCCCTTACTGCTCACTGGATCAACCGCTCCTCGATCAGGTCTGCGACACCTGCGAAATCGTCCAAATCGAAAACGGGTATGGCAAGCGACAACTTACGATCGGTTGCCAGTGCGAACAGCTCTTCCGGAGAGCAAAACATCGCGGAATTCATCTCTTCCCGCATCACCTCGATTCGGTTCACCCCCTCCAACCGGTAGCCGTCCGTCAGCACGACATCGACCTCGCCGAAGCCTCGAACCACCTCTTCCAGCGGCAGTTCCTGCTGCAGCCTGCGGATGGTGACGATTTGATCGGGAGCGGAGATGATGACCTCATCGGCACCGCTCTGTGCGTGCAGCCAGCTATCTTTTCCCTCCCGGTCAATGCTGATACCTGGATGAACGTGGTGCTTGACCGTTCCGACCCGATATCCACGCCTCTTCAATTCACGCAGTAATCCTACGAGGAAGGTCGTTTTCCCACTACCTGGACCTCCCACGATAGATACCACAACGGGTTCTTCCATGTGCTGCCTCTCATCCCTGTTCAAGGGCACTCTACTTGGCTGCGTGTCCATCCTTGTTCCTCTCACCCGTCTACAGGACTTCAGGTGAACGCAAGCTGACGATCCGGATCGACGCGGCGTCATCTTCATAAGACTGCGGCAGCGAGTTTTCAACCAGATATGAGCCGATGATGCCGGTAGGCTTACAGGATCAAAACCTCCTGAGTGTCGATCAAGCTGCGCTTAACGGATTGGACAGGAGCTGCGCCT from Anaerolineales bacterium carries:
- the mobB gene encoding molybdopterin-guanine dinucleotide biosynthesis protein B; its protein translation is MEEPVVVSIVGGPGSGKTTFLVGLLRELKRRGYRVGTVKHHVHPGISIDREGKDSWLHAQSGADEVIISAPDQIVTIRRLQQELPLEEVVRGFGEVDVVLTDGYRLEGVNRIEVMREEMNSAMFCSPEELFALATDRKLSLAIPVFDLDDFAGVADLIEERLIQ